The Pricia mediterranea genome includes a window with the following:
- a CDS encoding bifunctional folylpolyglutamate synthase/dihydrofolate synthase — MTYRQTLDWMFEQLPMYQQKGKSAFNDKLDKTLALAAHLGHPEKKFKSIHVGGTNGKGSSSHMLASVLQEAGYKTGLYTSPHLKDFRERIKINGSPIDEEFVVDFIQENLSFFNANGLSFFEMCVGMAFDYFAQQKVDIAIVEVGLGGRLDSTNIIVPEVALITNIGWDHVDLLGDTLPKIAFEKAGIIKSDVPVVIGEYQEDTAEVFEAVAASKNAELVYADRDVQNNYETGLLGAYQTKNVKGVVAILRRLPNFKIAEQHIVAGLNNVVQNTGLMGRWQVLGTAPTVICDTAHNTEGLTAVLNQLAQQHYDKLHIVLGFVKDKNLDAILPLFPKNAEYYFCRPDIPRGLDVEKLREHGKTYGLRGKNYPSVASAYRIARECASPTDFIFIGGSTFTVAEVV, encoded by the coding sequence GTGACCTATAGGCAGACCTTGGATTGGATGTTCGAGCAGCTTCCAATGTACCAGCAAAAGGGAAAGTCGGCTTTCAACGACAAGTTGGATAAAACCCTCGCCCTAGCGGCACATCTTGGCCATCCCGAAAAAAAGTTCAAGAGCATTCATGTCGGCGGTACCAACGGAAAAGGCTCCAGCAGCCACATGCTCGCATCCGTGCTGCAGGAAGCAGGTTATAAAACGGGACTCTACACTTCTCCCCATCTCAAGGATTTTAGGGAACGCATCAAAATCAACGGAAGTCCTATTGATGAAGAGTTCGTGGTGGATTTTATCCAAGAAAACCTATCCTTTTTTAATGCAAACGGACTCTCCTTCTTCGAGATGTGTGTAGGCATGGCGTTCGATTATTTCGCCCAACAAAAAGTGGACATCGCGATTGTCGAGGTGGGCCTGGGCGGCCGATTGGATTCCACCAATATCATTGTTCCTGAAGTCGCTCTAATTACCAATATCGGATGGGACCACGTAGATCTACTGGGCGATACCCTCCCCAAGATAGCCTTTGAGAAAGCCGGGATCATTAAGAGCGACGTTCCGGTCGTCATTGGGGAGTATCAAGAAGATACCGCCGAGGTGTTCGAAGCGGTGGCAGCTTCAAAGAATGCCGAATTGGTCTATGCCGATCGCGATGTACAAAATAATTATGAAACCGGGCTTCTGGGTGCTTATCAAACAAAGAATGTAAAGGGTGTTGTTGCGATCCTTCGTAGACTCCCAAATTTTAAGATTGCAGAACAGCATATCGTCGCTGGTCTCAATAACGTGGTGCAAAATACCGGCCTCATGGGCAGGTGGCAGGTTTTAGGTACCGCACCGACAGTAATCTGCGATACCGCGCACAATACAGAGGGATTGACGGCGGTGTTGAATCAGCTGGCCCAACAGCACTATGACAAACTACACATCGTGCTGGGGTTTGTAAAGGACAAAAATCTAGATGCCATATTGCCGCTGTTCCCTAAAAATGCTGAATATTATTTCTGTCGGCCCGATATTCCCCGTGGCCTAGATGTCGAGAAATTGCGGGAACACGGGAAAACTTACGGGTTACGGGGGAAAAATTATCCATCTGTAGCGAGTGCTTATCGCATTGCCCGAGAATGCGCTAGTCCCACCGATTTTATCTTTATTGGTGGCAGTACTTTTACCGTGGCGGAGGTGGTCTGA
- a CDS encoding MotA/TolQ/ExbB proton channel family protein codes for MMLFQDAAQDPQVGDMMSEEKTLSVIDLIFSGGAGSILIITVLFIMLFVASYIYFERIFAIKAASKIDSNFMNQIRDYVTTGKLEAAKMLCAQTDSPVARLIEKGVSRIGKPLDDINTAIENAGTLEVYKLEKNVSVLATVAGAGPMIGFLGTVIGMILAFHEMASSGGQAEMGSLASGIYTAMTTTVAGLIVGIIAYIGYNHLVNRTDKVVHKMEANAVEFLDLLNEPL; via the coding sequence ATGATGCTATTCCAAGATGCGGCGCAGGATCCCCAGGTTGGGGATATGATGTCGGAAGAAAAGACACTTTCCGTAATCGACCTTATTTTTAGCGGTGGCGCCGGAAGTATACTGATCATCACCGTGTTGTTCATTATGCTTTTCGTGGCATCTTATATTTATTTTGAACGGATTTTTGCGATCAAGGCCGCCTCAAAAATCGATAGCAATTTTATGAACCAGATTCGGGACTACGTCACGACAGGCAAGTTGGAAGCGGCAAAGATGCTCTGTGCCCAAACCGATTCCCCAGTGGCGCGATTGATTGAAAAAGGGGTTTCCCGAATTGGAAAACCTCTGGACGATATTAATACCGCCATAGAGAATGCGGGCACTTTGGAAGTTTACAAACTTGAAAAAAACGTGAGCGTATTGGCAACTGTCGCAGGTGCCGGGCCCATGATCGGTTTCTTAGGTACCGTAATCGGTATGATCTTGGCCTTTCACGAAATGGCATCTAGTGGCGGACAGGCCGAAATGGGCTCCTTGGCATCAGGTATTTATACCGCCATGACTACGACGGTTGCCGGTCTAATTGTCGGAATAATTGCATACATCGGCTACAACCATTTGGTCAACCGTACGGATAAAGTTGTGCATAAAATGGAAGCCAATGCGGTCGAGTTCTTAGATCTCTTGAACGAACCGCTGTAA
- a CDS encoding ExbD/TolR family protein, whose amino-acid sequence MKLRGRNKVSPDFSMSSMTDIVFLLLIFFMLTANSPNALDLLLPKAKGKSTNTQNVSVSIDKNLQYFVNNERINGDYIEVELKKALEGQDKPTIILRAEESVAIKEAVHVMDIANRNSYKVILAVRPN is encoded by the coding sequence GTGAAATTAAGAGGAAGAAATAAGGTGAGTCCCGATTTTAGCATGTCCTCGATGACGGATATTGTATTCTTGTTATTGATATTCTTTATGCTCACGGCCAATTCCCCCAACGCGTTGGATCTGTTATTGCCTAAAGCGAAGGGCAAATCGACCAATACCCAGAACGTTTCGGTGAGTATCGACAAAAATCTGCAGTATTTTGTTAACAACGAACGTATTAACGGGGACTATATCGAGGTCGAACTCAAAAAAGCCTTGGAAGGACAAGACAAGCCGACCATAATTCTCCGGGCCGAAGAAAGCGTGGCGATTAAAGAGGCGGTACACGTCATGGACATCGCCAACCGGAACAGTTACAAAGTTATCTTGGCCGTACGACCGAATTGA
- a CDS encoding energy transducer TonB, which yields MSYLDTKHKKKSFTLTTFLLSVLLLVLFYIGLTYMDPPIENGITVNFGTTEFGSGNVQPKEKIQSEPMDTPPIEPVEQEEEVVEEIIEEEVVEEEAEEVPEEEPEETVAKEVPSEKVLTQENEEAVRIKKAEEEKRKAEEAKRAAQKKAEAEAARKEAEAERKREEAARIALQKREAEEKAQQERDAKKKRLDELMGGLNKSDGTASGSEGDDSRPGDKGSPDGDPYSTSYYGSPGSGSGTGGYGLNGRSLASKGAVRQECNEEGRVVVKIVVDRNGNVVSAQPGVKGTTNNSPCLLEPAKKTAFKHRWNQDSNAPSQQVGFVVVNFKLGE from the coding sequence ATGTCGTATTTGGATACGAAACACAAAAAGAAATCCTTCACGCTGACTACTTTTCTCCTTAGCGTGTTGCTGCTGGTATTGTTCTATATCGGCCTTACCTATATGGACCCGCCCATCGAAAACGGAATTACCGTCAATTTCGGCACCACCGAATTTGGTAGTGGAAACGTGCAGCCCAAAGAAAAGATTCAGTCAGAACCCATGGATACCCCGCCCATTGAACCGGTCGAACAAGAGGAGGAGGTCGTTGAGGAAATAATAGAAGAGGAGGTCGTTGAAGAGGAGGCCGAAGAGGTACCCGAAGAAGAGCCCGAGGAAACCGTGGCTAAGGAAGTCCCCTCGGAAAAAGTCCTTACCCAGGAAAACGAGGAGGCTGTAAGAATAAAAAAGGCGGAGGAAGAAAAACGCAAGGCCGAGGAAGCCAAAAGAGCTGCCCAGAAAAAGGCCGAGGCCGAAGCAGCTCGAAAAGAAGCCGAAGCGGAAAGAAAAAGGGAGGAAGCCGCCCGCATAGCCCTACAAAAGCGGGAAGCAGAGGAAAAAGCCCAGCAAGAACGCGACGCCAAAAAGAAAAGGTTGGATGAGCTCATGGGCGGACTCAATAAATCGGACGGCACGGCCTCAGGTTCCGAGGGTGATGACAGCAGACCTGGCGACAAAGGTTCTCCCGATGGTGACCCCTATTCTACCAGTTATTATGGAAGCCCCGGTTCCGGAAGCGGTACGGGCGGCTATGGTCTCAACGGTCGTTCCCTGGCCAGTAAGGGTGCTGTCAGGCAAGAATGTAACGAAGAGGGCAGGGTAGTGGTCAAGATCGTGGTCGATAGAAACGGCAATGTCGTCAGCGCCCAGCCGGGCGTTAAGGGCACTACCAACAACAGCCCTTGCCTGTTGGAACCAGCGAAAAAAACTGCTTTTAAGCACAGATGGAACCAAGATTCAAATGCCCCGAGCCAACAGGTCGGTTTTGTGGTGGTCAATTTCAAATTGGGAGAGTGA
- a CDS encoding acyl-CoA dehydrogenase, giving the protein MDFSLSEEHHMIRQAARDFARNELLPGVIERDDAQEFPAEQIKKLGELGFMGMMADPKYNGSGMDTLSYVIAMEEISKIDASTSVVMSVNNSLVCWGLETFGTEEQKQKYLARLASGEVIGAFCLSEPEAGSDATSQKTTAMDKGDHYVLNGTKNWITNGNSADVHLVIAQTDKEKGHKGINALIVEKGMPGFEIGPKENKLGIRGSDTHSLNFNDVKIPKQNRIGEDGFGFKFAMKTLAGGRIGIAAQALGIAAGAFELSLAYSKERKAFGTEIANHQAIAFKLADMHTQIEAARHLVYKAAWEKDNGKNYDLSGAVAKLYASQIAMETTVEAVQIHGGNGYVKDYHVERLMRDAKITQIYEGTSEIQKIVISRTILRD; this is encoded by the coding sequence ATGGATTTTTCACTATCGGAAGAACATCATATGATACGGCAAGCGGCCCGTGATTTCGCTCGCAACGAACTGCTCCCCGGGGTTATAGAACGTGACGATGCACAGGAATTTCCCGCGGAACAAATAAAAAAGCTGGGGGAATTGGGTTTTATGGGGATGATGGCCGACCCCAAGTACAATGGTAGTGGAATGGACACCCTTTCTTACGTCATCGCCATGGAAGAAATTTCGAAAATCGATGCTTCGACCTCGGTGGTAATGTCAGTTAATAATTCTTTGGTCTGTTGGGGATTAGAAACTTTCGGCACCGAAGAACAGAAACAAAAATATTTGGCCCGTTTGGCCTCTGGAGAGGTTATAGGGGCCTTCTGCCTATCAGAACCGGAAGCGGGCAGCGATGCCACTTCCCAGAAAACTACGGCCATGGACAAAGGCGACCATTACGTGCTGAACGGAACAAAGAATTGGATCACCAACGGCAATTCGGCCGATGTTCACTTGGTCATCGCCCAGACCGATAAAGAAAAAGGCCACAAGGGCATCAACGCCCTGATCGTTGAAAAAGGGATGCCCGGTTTCGAAATCGGCCCCAAAGAGAATAAATTGGGCATCCGCGGAAGCGATACCCATTCCCTCAATTTCAATGACGTAAAGATTCCCAAACAGAATCGTATCGGCGAAGACGGTTTTGGCTTCAAGTTCGCCATGAAAACATTGGCCGGCGGTCGCATAGGTATCGCCGCCCAGGCCCTCGGTATCGCGGCGGGGGCCTTTGAGCTTTCCCTTGCCTATTCAAAAGAGCGGAAAGCCTTCGGCACCGAAATTGCCAACCACCAGGCTATCGCCTTTAAGCTGGCCGATATGCATACCCAGATCGAAGCCGCCCGACATCTCGTTTATAAGGCGGCCTGGGAAAAGGACAATGGCAAGAATTACGACCTGTCGGGAGCCGTGGCCAAATTATACGCCTCACAGATTGCCATGGAAACGACGGTCGAGGCCGTACAAATTCACGGCGGTAACGGATATGTGAAAGATTACCACGTCGAACGGCTGATGCGCGATGCCAAGATTACCCAGATTTACGAAGGCACTTCCGAAATACAGAAAATTGTAATCTCACGGACTATTCTGAGGGATTAG
- the gltB gene encoding glutamate synthase large subunit, translated as MTLIKQGLYLPQFEHDNCGAGFICSLKGKKSNDIIHKALEILHKLEHRGAVSADGKTGDGAGILIDIPHDFFQAECDFELPEPGTYAVSNVFLPKKENQRNFCMAIFEENIKKQGLELLGWRDVPVNRSIPGRIAVETEPFIKQIFIAKESGNQDAFNFNLKLFIARKITEHTINDSKLSESKFFYVPSLSTKIIIFKGLLMPKDISLYYEDLMDPRVVTRLSLVHQRFSTNTFPTWDLAQPFRYMCHNGEINTLRGNVSRMLSREELMESDWFGDEIKNILPIILPDKSDSATMDMVVELLLMTGRSLPEAMMILVPEAWEKNPDMSEAKRAFYEYHSCMMEPWDGPASIPFTDGNFIGAVLDRNGLRPSRYTVTKNEYVVMSSETGVMDIAPENVEFHGRLEPGKMFLVDMAEGRIINDEEIKEDIARRHPYGKWLDDNMVHLRDIPYNDCPLFLGEASLTQRKSVFGYTLEDINTIILPMGKNAKEPIGSMGSDTPIAVLSERPQLIYNYFKQLFAQVTNPPLDGIREELITDISLTLGSDHNIFDFSELHCRKLKIQNPVISKEDLDKIKNYDASPDYKVVSIPTLYNIDKGYNGLEDALESILHQASKVADDGANIIILSDRGVDKDHAPIPALLSCSYVNSGLQRLGKRNKLSIIVESAEPREVHHFCLLFGFGASAINPYLVNEIIGEQIEEHDITEFTFGEAVKNYNKAIGKGILKVMNKIGISTLNSYRGSQLFECIGINTSVVDTYFPNTPTRIQGVGLYQIEKEIAKRHRKAFSKKDVAATLDLEIGGEYRWRRDGEKHMFNPLSVAKLQKAVRGNEATTYKEYADMVNEQTKNLMTIRGLFEFSNYDPIPLEEVEPWTEIVKRFKTGAMSYGSISKEAHENLAIAMNRIGGKSNSGEGGEDAERFYKNATGDWRNSAIKQVASGRFGVTSDYLTNAREIQIKMAQGAKPGEGGQLPGPKVNPAIAKTRNSTPYVGLISPPPHHDIYSIEDLSQLIYDLKSANREARINVKLVSEVGVGTVAAGVSKAKADVILISGFDGGTGASPLTSLKHAGLPWELGIAEAQQTLVMNDLRNRIVLECDGQLKTGRDVAVACLLGAEEFGFSTAPLVASGCIMMRVCHLNTCPVGIATQNPELRKKFEGKPEHVVNYMYFVAQELREIMAQLGFRTVNEMVGQVKKLDRRKAINHYKAKGIDLTPILHQVDVPVGTKFHNTQKQQHNVDQSIEFDIIAKANPSLFRKEKLTLDFPIKNTDRAVGAIVSNEISKVYGAQGLPINTLKLNFTGSAGQSFGAFATRGLTMIVNGNTNDYLGKGLSGAKLVVKVPEGSTIVPEENVITGNVTLYGATAGRAYINGKAGERFCVRNSGAKAVVEGIGDHGCEYMTGGVAVILGEVGRNFGAGMSGGIAYVFDEKKTFEKNCNTTSLNLLKVTEDQDSKQLKSLITSHYNSTLSPLAQRILENWETCLPQFIKVFPEEYRQALIRLEREKLEMA; from the coding sequence ATGACATTGATAAAACAAGGGCTTTACCTGCCGCAATTCGAGCATGACAACTGTGGCGCAGGATTTATCTGTAGCCTAAAAGGGAAGAAATCCAACGACATCATTCATAAGGCCTTGGAGATATTGCATAAGTTGGAGCACCGCGGTGCCGTCAGCGCCGATGGGAAGACCGGTGACGGCGCCGGGATCCTTATCGATATTCCCCATGATTTTTTCCAGGCGGAATGCGATTTTGAACTTCCGGAACCGGGTACATATGCGGTTAGCAACGTATTTCTACCCAAAAAGGAGAATCAGCGCAACTTCTGTATGGCCATCTTCGAAGAGAACATCAAAAAACAGGGGCTCGAACTTCTGGGCTGGCGCGACGTGCCGGTGAACCGCTCCATTCCCGGGCGAATAGCCGTGGAGACAGAGCCTTTTATAAAACAGATCTTTATCGCGAAGGAAAGTGGCAACCAAGACGCTTTTAATTTCAACCTGAAACTCTTTATCGCCCGAAAAATTACCGAGCATACCATCAACGACTCCAAGCTTTCAGAAAGTAAATTTTTCTACGTCCCCAGCCTTTCCACAAAAATCATCATTTTCAAGGGTCTGTTGATGCCGAAAGATATCAGCTTGTACTACGAAGACCTCATGGATCCCCGGGTGGTCACACGACTTTCGCTGGTACACCAGCGGTTCTCCACCAATACATTTCCGACCTGGGACCTCGCACAACCCTTCCGTTACATGTGCCATAACGGCGAGATAAACACCCTACGGGGCAACGTTTCAAGAATGCTGTCCCGGGAAGAACTGATGGAGAGCGATTGGTTCGGGGATGAGATCAAAAATATACTACCGATCATTCTTCCCGATAAATCCGATTCCGCAACCATGGATATGGTCGTGGAACTGCTGTTGATGACCGGCCGTTCGCTGCCCGAAGCGATGATGATCTTGGTACCCGAAGCTTGGGAGAAAAATCCCGATATGTCGGAGGCCAAAAGGGCTTTTTACGAATACCATTCTTGTATGATGGAGCCTTGGGACGGTCCTGCATCCATTCCGTTTACCGACGGAAACTTCATCGGGGCGGTACTTGACCGTAACGGCCTGCGCCCCTCGCGCTACACCGTGACCAAAAACGAATACGTGGTGATGTCGTCGGAAACCGGGGTAATGGACATCGCCCCGGAAAACGTGGAATTCCACGGCCGTTTAGAACCGGGCAAGATGTTCTTGGTCGATATGGCCGAGGGCCGTATTATAAACGACGAGGAAATCAAGGAGGACATTGCCCGTCGGCATCCCTATGGAAAATGGTTGGATGACAATATGGTGCATCTGCGGGACATTCCCTATAATGATTGCCCGCTATTTTTGGGGGAGGCTTCCCTAACACAGCGGAAGTCCGTTTTCGGCTATACTCTGGAAGATATCAACACCATCATACTCCCGATGGGAAAAAACGCCAAAGAGCCCATTGGTTCCATGGGTTCCGATACCCCGATTGCCGTATTGTCGGAAAGGCCCCAACTGATCTACAATTATTTTAAACAACTTTTTGCCCAGGTGACCAACCCGCCATTGGACGGTATCCGCGAAGAACTCATTACCGACATCAGCCTTACCTTGGGCAGCGACCACAACATATTCGACTTCTCCGAACTGCACTGCCGGAAACTGAAAATACAGAATCCGGTCATTTCCAAAGAGGACCTGGATAAGATTAAAAATTACGATGCGAGTCCCGATTACAAAGTAGTCTCCATTCCCACCCTGTACAATATCGATAAAGGCTACAACGGCCTTGAGGATGCCCTTGAGTCAATTTTGCACCAAGCCTCGAAGGTGGCCGATGACGGGGCCAACATCATCATCCTATCGGACAGGGGCGTCGATAAAGACCACGCCCCGATTCCCGCATTATTATCCTGCTCGTACGTAAATAGCGGTCTGCAACGGCTGGGTAAAAGAAATAAGCTCAGTATCATCGTTGAATCCGCGGAACCCCGAGAAGTGCACCATTTTTGCCTCTTGTTCGGATTTGGCGCCAGTGCCATTAATCCGTATCTGGTCAACGAAATCATCGGCGAACAGATCGAGGAACACGATATTACCGAATTCACATTCGGGGAAGCCGTAAAAAACTACAACAAGGCCATCGGAAAAGGCATTCTGAAGGTCATGAACAAAATAGGCATTTCTACCCTGAACTCCTACCGCGGTTCTCAGCTTTTCGAATGTATCGGAATCAATACCAGCGTGGTAGACACTTATTTTCCGAACACGCCTACACGTATTCAAGGGGTAGGCTTGTACCAGATCGAAAAAGAAATTGCCAAGCGGCACCGAAAGGCCTTTTCCAAAAAAGATGTGGCCGCCACCCTTGATCTTGAAATCGGCGGTGAGTACCGTTGGCGAAGGGATGGTGAAAAGCACATGTTCAATCCCCTTTCCGTGGCCAAGCTACAAAAAGCGGTACGGGGAAACGAGGCCACTACCTATAAGGAATATGCCGACATGGTCAACGAACAGACCAAGAACCTGATGACCATCAGAGGCCTTTTCGAATTTTCGAACTACGATCCGATTCCCTTGGAGGAGGTCGAACCATGGACCGAAATCGTTAAGCGCTTCAAGACCGGTGCCATGTCCTATGGCTCCATCAGTAAAGAGGCCCATGAAAATTTGGCCATTGCCATGAACCGGATCGGGGGGAAGAGCAACTCCGGGGAGGGCGGGGAAGATGCCGAACGTTTTTATAAAAACGCAACCGGAGACTGGCGAAACTCCGCGATTAAGCAAGTGGCCTCCGGCCGTTTCGGGGTCACCTCCGATTACCTGACAAACGCCCGTGAGATCCAGATTAAAATGGCCCAGGGTGCCAAGCCCGGGGAAGGTGGGCAACTACCGGGCCCCAAGGTGAACCCGGCCATCGCCAAAACTCGAAACTCGACCCCGTATGTGGGGTTGATATCGCCCCCACCCCATCACGACATCTATTCTATCGAAGATTTATCGCAGTTGATATACGATCTCAAATCGGCCAATCGGGAGGCTCGTATCAACGTAAAACTGGTCTCCGAAGTGGGCGTGGGTACGGTGGCCGCCGGGGTTTCGAAAGCGAAGGCCGATGTGATACTCATTTCCGGATTTGACGGAGGTACCGGTGCCTCGCCCCTGACCTCCCTTAAACACGCAGGCCTACCTTGGGAACTTGGTATCGCCGAGGCGCAACAGACCTTGGTGATGAACGATCTTCGCAATCGGATAGTACTCGAATGCGACGGACAGCTCAAGACCGGACGTGATGTGGCGGTAGCCTGTCTATTGGGCGCGGAGGAATTTGGATTTTCTACCGCACCCCTGGTCGCTTCGGGTTGCATCATGATGCGTGTATGTCATTTGAACACCTGTCCCGTTGGTATCGCCACCCAGAACCCCGAACTCCGGAAAAAGTTCGAGGGCAAGCCCGAACATGTCGTCAACTATATGTATTTCGTTGCCCAAGAACTCCGGGAAATCATGGCCCAGCTAGGATTCAGGACAGTGAACGAAATGGTGGGCCAAGTAAAAAAGCTGGACCGTAGAAAAGCTATCAACCATTATAAGGCCAAGGGTATCGACCTGACACCCATTTTGCATCAGGTGGATGTACCGGTGGGAACCAAATTTCACAACACCCAAAAACAGCAACATAATGTTGACCAGTCCATTGAATTTGATATCATCGCCAAGGCCAATCCGTCGTTGTTCCGAAAGGAAAAATTGACGCTGGACTTCCCAATAAAAAATACCGATCGTGCCGTCGGTGCCATCGTAAGTAACGAAATATCAAAAGTTTACGGGGCGCAAGGCTTGCCTATTAACACCCTAAAACTCAATTTCACCGGTTCTGCAGGCCAAAGTTTCGGAGCTTTCGCAACTAGGGGACTGACCATGATTGTCAACGGAAATACCAACGATTATCTCGGCAAGGGACTTTCCGGCGCAAAGCTCGTGGTGAAGGTACCTGAAGGTTCTACTATCGTGCCCGAAGAGAATGTGATTACGGGCAACGTCACCTTATATGGTGCTACGGCAGGTCGGGCCTATATCAATGGCAAGGCCGGCGAGCGTTTTTGTGTACGCAATTCTGGGGCGAAAGCGGTCGTCGAGGGCATCGGCGATCACGGTTGCGAATACATGACCGGCGGCGTAGCCGTAATTCTGGGAGAGGTAGGCCGGAATTTCGGCGCAGGAATGAGTGGCGGCATCGCTTATGTTTTCGACGAGAAAAAAACCTTCGAAAAGAATTGCAATACCACAAGCTTAAACCTATTGAAGGTCACTGAAGATCAAGACAGTAAGCAACTTAAAAGCCTTATTACCAGCCATTACAATTCCACCTTGAGCCCCCTTGCACAGCGTATTCTGGAAAATTGGGAAACCTGCCTGCCGCAATTCATTAAGGTATTCCCTGAGGAATATCGGCAGGCTCTGATACGCTTGGAAAGAGAAAAATTGGAAATGGCCTAA
- the nhaD gene encoding sodium:proton antiporter NhaD → METIIIIVFVLGYLAITLEHNLKIDKLIPALGMMALLWAIIALTNMDVFEVNSELKELEPTGLEEILLHHLGKTAEILVFLLGAMTIVEIIDYFDGFATIKGFIKTKSKKKLLWIFSILAFILSAIIDNLTATIVLVTILQKVIKDRETRLWFAGLIVITANAGGAWSPIGDVTTTMLWIGNKVTTLVLIEHVLLPSIVCMIVPVLLAGRYKVFQGTLADDPEEVVDEPKSEHGATMLYLGLGAIVFVPFFKTVTHLPPYVGMMLSLAVVATFAEIYSKSKFSITNVEGEGDDTVGYHSPVHASLSKIEMPSILFFLGILLAVGALESLGMLFEFAQSLDANVPMLGTESRGELVSDLVVLILGVGSAIIDNVPLVAASMGMFSVPIDDPVWHFIAYSAGTGGSMLIIGSAAGVVAMGMEKIDFFWYLKKIAWLAFAGFIAGAVVFALLRNFVLNV, encoded by the coding sequence ATGGAGACCATTATTATTATTGTATTCGTCCTGGGCTATCTGGCGATAACCTTGGAGCACAACCTGAAAATCGACAAGCTCATTCCCGCTTTGGGGATGATGGCCTTACTTTGGGCGATTATAGCATTGACCAACATGGATGTGTTCGAGGTAAATTCGGAATTGAAGGAACTCGAACCCACAGGTCTCGAGGAAATACTATTGCACCATTTGGGTAAAACGGCCGAGATCCTGGTCTTTCTTTTGGGGGCGATGACAATTGTTGAAATCATTGATTATTTTGACGGTTTCGCCACGATTAAAGGCTTTATCAAGACCAAGAGCAAGAAAAAGCTGTTATGGATATTTTCGATATTGGCCTTTATACTCTCCGCTATTATCGATAATCTTACCGCTACGATCGTACTGGTAACCATTCTGCAAAAAGTAATCAAGGATCGGGAAACCCGATTGTGGTTTGCCGGTCTTATCGTTATCACGGCAAATGCAGGGGGTGCATGGTCGCCAATTGGTGATGTTACCACGACCATGCTTTGGATTGGCAACAAGGTAACTACCCTGGTATTGATAGAACACGTGCTATTGCCATCCATCGTTTGTATGATCGTACCCGTATTGCTGGCGGGAAGATATAAAGTATTTCAGGGGACACTCGCGGACGACCCGGAAGAAGTGGTCGACGAACCCAAATCCGAACACGGAGCTACCATGTTGTACCTAGGACTGGGCGCAATTGTGTTCGTTCCGTTTTTTAAGACGGTTACCCACCTGCCCCCATATGTCGGAATGATGCTTTCGTTGGCGGTAGTGGCCACCTTCGCCGAAATTTATAGTAAATCGAAGTTCAGTATAACCAACGTGGAGGGCGAAGGCGATGATACGGTAGGATACCACAGTCCCGTGCACGCTTCCCTTTCGAAAATTGAAATGCCCAGCATTCTATTCTTCCTCGGAATATTACTTGCCGTAGGAGCCCTGGAATCATTGGGAATGCTCTTCGAATTTGCCCAGAGCCTTGACGCCAACGTACCCATGTTGGGCACGGAATCAAGAGGCGAGTTGGTATCCGATTTGGTGGTGCTGATCTTAGGTGTCGGTTCCGCAATAATCGATAACGTTCCGTTGGTCGCGGCAAGTATGGGGATGTTCTCCGTACCTATCGACGACCCCGTGTGGCACTTTATCGCCTACTCGGCCGGAACGGGCGGTAGTATGCTGATTATCGGTTCTGCAGCGGGAGTTGTTGCCATGGGAATGGAGAAAATTGATTTTTTCTGGTACTTGAAAAAAATCGCATGGCTCGCTTTTGCCGGTTTTATTGCCGGTGCGGTCGTGTTCGCACTTCTTAGAAATTTTGTGTTGAATGTATAA